The Sulfurihydrogenibium azorense Az-Fu1 genome contains the following window.
ATTTTGTATCTTTTAATCTCTTATAAAAATCCTTTATAAAAATCTCTTTAAAGTTAGGATTATCTATTTCGTAGAGATACTTTCCATCTATCTTTACTGTAAGAACTATACCTTCATCTTTGCTACTTTTTCTTTTTTCCACTTCGTTTAAAATATCATTTTTATTTTTAATCAGTTCTTCATACATCTTTTTTAGTATCTGATTTTCATTTCTGTGCTCTTCAAACCATTTGATTATTTTATTTTCTATAGTTTTTTTCGGCTCTGTGACTCTGGCAGTTGGCGTAAAATCTGGTCCATTAGAAGATTTTCTTCTATATAAGTAAACTCTCCAGTTATCTTTTTTAAAATCTTCTGTTGTAATGTTTGAAAAGGTAAAGTCTTTGTTAAAATTTAGTACTATAACTTTATTGTAGTTTCCTGAATTGGGATTTTCCAATAAGATATCTATCTCACTTTTATTTTCTTGTTGTAGTACAAATTCCCCTAAGTTTCTTACTGCTTCTATCATTTTTATTTTTCCCCACTAAAATCTATCGATTATTATAATACATTAAAACTGACAAATCTAACTTTTCTGACAAAGAGGTTTATTATATTTTTTTCACTATGCTAAAATATAAATCTCAAACTGAGTTGAAAGAGGTGTACTGTCTTGAGTGAAAGGATGGAAAAAATCAGAAACTTTTCTATAATAGCCCATGTTGACCATGGAAAATCTACGTTAGCAGACAGACTTATAGAGTTTACAGGTGGAGTTGATAAAAGAGAGATGAAAGACCAACTTTTAGACACACTTGATATAGAAAGGGAAAGAGGTATTACTATAAAACTTCAAGCAGTAAGACTTAAATACAAAGATTATACTCTACACCTTATAGACACACCCGGACACGTTGATTTTGGTTATGAAGTGTCTCGTTCGTTGGCTGCCTGTGAAGGAGCTCTCCTATTAATAGATGCAACTCAAGGAATAGAAGCCCAAACTATCGCAACCTTTTGGCAGGCTTTAAACTTAAACCTTGAGATTATCCCTGTTATAAATAAAATAGACTTACCTTCTGCAGATGTAGACAGAATAAAAAAACAGATAGAAGAAGTTTTAGGACTTGACCCAGAAGGTGCTATACTTGCATCAGGAAAAGCTGGTATAGGTATAGAAGATATATTAGAAGCAATCGTAAAAAGGATTCCTCCACCAAAAGGAGATGAAAACAAGCCACTTAAAGCTTTAATATTTGACTCCTACTATGACCCTTACAGAGGAGCTGTTGCTTTTATCAGGGTTATTGATGGTCAGATAAAACCGGGAATGAGAATAAGACTTATGTCCACGGGAAAAGAGTTTGAAGTTACGGAAGTAGGAGCCCAAACTCCCAAAATGACAAAGTTAGACTCACTTCAAGCCGGAGATGTAGGATATGTAGCAGCTGCAATAAAAGACGTTAGGGATATTAGAGTTGGAGATACAATTACAGACGCAAAAAGACCTACAGATGCACCAGTTGAAGGATTTAGACCTGCAAAGCCAATGGTTTATGCCGGACTATACCCAACAGGTTCAACAACCTTTGAAGATATGAGAGATGCATTAGAGAGATACTCTATAAACGATGCAGCGTTGACTTACGAAGTAGAATCTTCTCCAGCACTAGGAATGGGATTTAGATGTGGATTTTTAGGATTACTTCACCTTGAGATAGTTCAAGAAAGGTTAGAGAGAGAGTATAACATAGAGCTTATTACAACAGCTCCAAACGTAATATACAAAGTTATCACAACTAAAGGTGAAGAGATAGAAGTAAGAAACCCATCTCAGCTTCCACCACCTACCTATATAGATAAAATTTTAGAGCCTTATATAGAAGCAAGTATTATTACTCCTTCAGAATACGTAGGGTCAATAATGCAACTTGTTCAAGAAAAAAGAGGTATCCAAAAAAGTTTTGAGTATATAGACCAAAAAACAGTTCTACTACGGTATGAGATACCTCTTGGAGAGGTTCTTTTTGACTTTCACGATAAGTTAAAAACTGCAACAAAAGGATACGCATCCTTTGATTATGAGTTTATAGGATACAGGGAAGGAGACCTTGTTAAAATGGATATCCTTATAAACGATGAGCCTGTTGACGCCTTATCCTTTATAGTTCATAGGGATAAAGCCTACAGAGTAGGTAGAAACCTTGTTGACAAGATGAAAGAAGTTATACCAAGACAACTTTTTGAAGTAAAAATACAGGCTGCAATAGGTTCAAAAGTTATAGCATCTGCAAGGATAGCACCTCTTAGAAGGGACGTTTTGGCAAAGTGTTACGGTGGAGACATTACAAGAAAGAAAAAACTCCTTGAAAAACAAAAAGAAGGTAAAAAAAGAATGAAACAGTTTGGCAAAGTAGAACTTCCTCAAGAAGCATTTTTAAGCATACTAAAGGCAGACTAATGATAGATGAAGTAAAACTAATCAACCTTTTAAAAAGTAAAAAAATGTCTGGAGAAGAGATAGCTAAACAGTTTGGCACTTCAAGGGTAGCAGTCTGGAAAAAAATAAACAAACTAAAATCGTTAGGTTATGAGATACTTACAGATAAAGATGGTTATCAGATAATCAAATCTCCAGATAAGCCTTTACCAGCAGAAATTTTACCAGACTTAAACACTAAGTTTTTAGGGAAAAATTATATTTATTTTGAGGAAGTAAACTCAACTAATCTATATGCTAAATCAAAAGATTTTCCTGATGGAACTGTTATATTTGCAGAATATCAAACTCAAGGGAAAGGAAGAAAGGGAAGAAGTTGGATAAGCTCGAAATATAAAGGTTTGTACTTTTCAATAGTTTTGAAGCCAGATATTGAAGTTGTTAATCTATCAAAGTTTTCTTTGTTGTTTCCTTACAGTGTTTTTAAAACTTTAAAATCTTTTACAACTACCGATTTAAAAATAAAATGGCCTAACGACCTGTACTTAAACAGTAAAAAGTTAGCAGGTTTTTTAATGGAAAGTTCCATAGAAAACAATATTATTACAAAACTGATAGTAGGGATAGGAATAAATGTTAATCAAGATATACAAGACTTTCCTGACGATATAAACCAAGTAGCTACATCTTTAAAGTTAGAAGAAGGCAAAGAGTTTTCAAGAAAAGAGATATTTCTAAAGATACTTTCAAATATAGAAAAAGACTACCTTAACTTTTTAAAAGACAAATACTTAGACATTAAAAATATAGAAAAAAACCTTTTATGGCTTGGTGAAAATGTGTCTATCTATGAAGATGGTGAGGTTATTGCATCTGGTATTTTGAAAGGTTTAAATGGTGATGGTTCTTTAATTCTTTCTCATAATGGCACTGAGGAGATTATTTACGTAGGGGATTTAAGTTTAAGGGGATAGAGAGCGAGAGACGGGACTCGAACCCGCGACCTATTCCTTGGCAAGGAATCGCTCTACCAACTGAGCTACTCTCGCATATTCGAGATATATATTATATATAAATTAGTGAAAAAAATCAAGAGGTGTATAAGCTGCAATACATCGTGAACATCTTCTTACAAGGCCAAATGAAACTTTAATTTTTGGTTAACTTCTTCAATTTCATTCTGGCTTAATATAGTTAAAGGTTTTTCTCCTATAAATCTACTAATATCAACAGTACATAATTCATTTATACAGATTTCACTGTCCTTTTCTAATCTATCTCTTCTTTTAATCAGAACTCTTAAATCACCACCTGTTAAATTTGTAGTTAATGGAATTACAGTAACACCTTTGAAAACTATTTTATCTAAAATGTTATTAATTAAGTTTGTTTGAATTACTAACGCAGGTCGAATTTTTCCAAATTCGCTATGATACTTTTTCCCAAAATTAATTAACCAAATTTCTCCCCTTTTTATCTTTATCAACTTTATAAGTCCTCTGCAATATTGTCTGTAGTTTCTTTAAAGATTTTGTAATTTTTTTCACTCATTAAAGTTTTGTAGTTTCTTTTTAAAAACTCTTCTGCTTCCAGTTCTTCTTTAACTTTTAAGTACATTTCATATGGAATAACTACACTTTTAATCTTTTTTTCTTTTGAATCAAGAATATACGTAATTTCTTTTGGATTAGATATATTTGAAGGTTTTTTTACAGCTTCCTTGATAGTAAGGGTTTTCATAGCCTTCCTCTACGCAATTTATTTACGTATTTAATATACGTAAATTTTTAAAAAAGTCAAATGTATAAGCTGTAATACAATATCTGACGGTCTTTTGTATCCTAAAGAATGATGTGTGTTTACTGTGTATTGAAATTTATACAGAGTCATTGATTGTTTTTTGAAAAACTTCAGCCGTGGAAATAATGTTAATATTCTCTTTTAAGTTTAATTTAGAAAAATCTTTATCAAAAGTTATTAAATTATCTATCTTATGTTCTATACAACTTGCTAGAATTAAAGCATCTTTAGGTAATAATCCATATTTTTCGCAAACATTAAACAAAACTTTGTAAGTGTTTTCTGTTTGTGTAGGAATTTTGAAAAAAGAGTTTAAAACAGAATTCATTAAAGGAATTACTATTATGTTGCTATCTACCATAAATTTTTTCATAAGGTTCTCTAATAATCTCTTCAGCGGATTTATCAGTGTTTAGTATTCCTTTTAGCTTTTCAAGGGCAATTTCAGCTTTTCTCTTTTCT
Protein-coding sequences here:
- a CDS encoding type II toxin-antitoxin system PemK/MazF family toxin; protein product: MIKIKRGEIWLINFGKKYHSEFGKIRPALVIQTNLINNILDKIVFKGVTVIPLTTNLTGGDLRVLIKRRDRLEKDSEICINELCTVDISRFIGEKPLTILSQNEIEEVNQKLKFHLAL
- the lepA gene encoding translation elongation factor 4, with the protein product MEKIRNFSIIAHVDHGKSTLADRLIEFTGGVDKREMKDQLLDTLDIERERGITIKLQAVRLKYKDYTLHLIDTPGHVDFGYEVSRSLAACEGALLLIDATQGIEAQTIATFWQALNLNLEIIPVINKIDLPSADVDRIKKQIEEVLGLDPEGAILASGKAGIGIEDILEAIVKRIPPPKGDENKPLKALIFDSYYDPYRGAVAFIRVIDGQIKPGMRIRLMSTGKEFEVTEVGAQTPKMTKLDSLQAGDVGYVAAAIKDVRDIRVGDTITDAKRPTDAPVEGFRPAKPMVYAGLYPTGSTTFEDMRDALERYSINDAALTYEVESSPALGMGFRCGFLGLLHLEIVQERLEREYNIELITTAPNVIYKVITTKGEEIEVRNPSQLPPPTYIDKILEPYIEASIITPSEYVGSIMQLVQEKRGIQKSFEYIDQKTVLLRYEIPLGEVLFDFHDKLKTATKGYASFDYEFIGYREGDLVKMDILINDEPVDALSFIVHRDKAYRVGRNLVDKMKEVIPRQLFEVKIQAAIGSKVIASARIAPLRRDVLAKCYGGDITRKKKLLEKQKEGKKRMKQFGKVELPQEAFLSILKAD
- a CDS encoding biotin--[acetyl-CoA-carboxylase] ligase; the protein is MIDEVKLINLLKSKKMSGEEIAKQFGTSRVAVWKKINKLKSLGYEILTDKDGYQIIKSPDKPLPAEILPDLNTKFLGKNYIYFEEVNSTNLYAKSKDFPDGTVIFAEYQTQGKGRKGRSWISSKYKGLYFSIVLKPDIEVVNLSKFSLLFPYSVFKTLKSFTTTDLKIKWPNDLYLNSKKLAGFLMESSIENNIITKLIVGIGINVNQDIQDFPDDINQVATSLKLEEGKEFSRKEIFLKILSNIEKDYLNFLKDKYLDIKNIEKNLLWLGENVSIYEDGEVIASGILKGLNGDGSLILSHNGTEEIIYVGDLSLRG
- a CDS encoding PIN domain-containing protein yields the protein MVDSNIIVIPLMNSVLNSFFKIPTQTENTYKVLFNVCEKYGLLPKDALILASCIEHKIDNLITFDKDFSKLNLKENINIISTAEVFQKTINDSV